ATAGGCTGTGAACGAGCCGCCAAAGCCCTTGGCAATGTTGAATGTGTATTTGAAGGCCCTAATAAAGCCAATGCCATCTCCCAACATTTGATCCTTGAAAAACTAATTGACCAAGGTATAGATGGTGTCGCTTTTAGCGTTTTATTAGACAGCTATGTTGCTCGACGCACCCTACCGGTTTTAGTCAAAAACGATATTCCACTCGTCACTTTCGACTCAGATATTGACGACTCAACAGCAAAACGCTTTCCTAATGTTCGCAAAGCCTATATTGGTACTAACAATTTTGATTTGGGTGTCAAATTAGGTTTAACATTAAAATCCATGCGCCCAGAAGGAGGCACATTGTGCATTCAAACGGGACGTAAAGACTCAGTAAACTTAGATGAGCGTATCTCTGGTATTCGAGCCGCTTTATCTGTCGCCGAGCCTAAGTTGATTAATCCAGCGCGGATCAGACGCCTAGTCAATATTAATGGCTGGACAGAACACGCTGATTGTCCGCTATATAGTTGGTCAGACCAAGAAAGAGCCGTTAAGCAACTACAAGACATGTTAACCCGCCCAGATAATATTGCAGTCGTGGCTGTTGGTGGTTGGCCGCAATATCACAGCTCATATCCAACTATGATGAAACAATTAAAGGTTTCTCACCCCAACCATACATTATTGGTCGCAGACACCACTCAAGAGCAATTAGATTTATTACAGCAGGGATTATCGAAAATCAACGTAGGGCAAAAACCAGCAAAAATGGGTGAGCAAGCAATCCACACCCTGTATAAAATTGTGACTGACCAGGCCTATGAACCGCAAATATTCACGGAGTTAACCCACTGTACACAAGACAATTATGCAAGGTGTACGCAGTAAAATTATTGGAATAACTTGGTAAAGGATGAAGGAAAGGCATTCCCTACATCCGTGTAGGTCGCCGTGCGCAGTTCCGGACGCTTAACGGCATTCCCTACATCCGTGTAGGTCGAAATTTATTTCGACATTAGCAGCTTTGCTGCTATTGGCTCGTTGTTATCGCTAACAATAAGCCTAAAACAAGAGCATCAAAACCCAATCTAATACTGCCAGTATGGTATTACTTTTAGAGCGCTGCGTCGTGACTGTTCCATCACTGAAATAAGCGAGCTCTTTTTATTAGCACTCCAATCTAACAACTCAGCTCGACCATCTAAATCCATTTCATTGTTGTGACTCATCAAATGACTTTGTAAAATTTCAAAAGTGTACAAATCATTGATGCCTTGCATAATATCCAACCAAGGTCCACGAAATGAACGCCATTCGTCATCTGGATATAAGCCGCCAACACAGATCCCAGTTAACAAACCATGATTTAGGCTGTCTTTGGCATCAATATAATTATCAGCACTAAACTCTTGTTTACGTGGCATTGCCTGTTTTAATTCAGACCAGCTTTCTTGCTGAAACTGATCCGCAACCGACAGCAAATAAGCATTTAATTGCGCTTCGTCAATATCCGCATAACAGCGCCACGCTTTTTCATATAACCACTTAACTAAGTTAATGATCAGTCGACTGTAACGCTCACTATAAAATAACGCGATGGGATTATGCTGCTCAACAATCTGCTTTTTACGCTCACTAAACTCTTCAGTGACTTTACTTTGATTACTTAAACGCTTTTTAAACGTACCTTTGGCACTCGCGAGTTGATGGCAAGCACAAGCCTCATCAACCCAAGCAAATTCTTGGCTTAGCCAAGCTAATTCATTATCAATTGATTGACTGGCTTTGGCTGGGATCAGGTTTTGATAAAGCTTTAATGTATGTTGGAT
This genomic window from Saccharobesus litoralis contains:
- a CDS encoding substrate-binding domain-containing protein — its product is MLKMTITRTLMLLLGLLLITSVQAKTWRFAVIPKDQSNPFFQQVKIGCERAAKALGNVECVFEGPNKANAISQHLILEKLIDQGIDGVAFSVLLDSYVARRTLPVLVKNDIPLVTFDSDIDDSTAKRFPNVRKAYIGTNNFDLGVKLGLTLKSMRPEGGTLCIQTGRKDSVNLDERISGIRAALSVAEPKLINPARIRRLVNINGWTEHADCPLYSWSDQERAVKQLQDMLTRPDNIAVVAVGGWPQYHSSYPTMMKQLKVSHPNHTLLVADTTQEQLDLLQQGLSKINVGQKPAKMGEQAIHTLYKIVTDQAYEPQIFTELTHCTQDNYARCTQ